One region of Polaribacter pectinis genomic DNA includes:
- a CDS encoding DUF547 domain-containing protein, with protein sequence MKKILLALITVFTFSQANAQTAIFNDLLQKHVTKDGIVDYKSFKEDKAKLDSYISYLEKTSLDNSWSENKQKAFWINAYNAYTIKKILENFPLKSIMDIKEKGKTAWKIPFAKVGGKTYTLDHIEHEILRKNLFDPRIHVGVNCASGSCPKLLNMAFTEENVDASLEKLMKEFVNDSSRNKISNKKVQISSIFDWFKEDFTKNGSVIDYLNKYSDTEIKKNARTSYLKYDWSLNGK encoded by the coding sequence ATGAAAAAAATACTTTTAGCACTTATAACCGTTTTTACATTTAGTCAAGCAAATGCTCAAACAGCTATTTTTAACGATTTACTTCAAAAGCACGTTACCAAAGACGGAATTGTAGATTACAAATCATTTAAAGAAGACAAAGCAAAATTAGACAGTTACATTTCTTATTTAGAAAAAACTTCGCTAGACAATTCTTGGTCAGAAAATAAACAAAAAGCTTTTTGGATTAATGCTTACAACGCATATACAATCAAAAAAATATTAGAAAACTTTCCTTTAAAGAGTATTATGGATATCAAAGAAAAAGGAAAAACCGCTTGGAAAATTCCTTTCGCTAAAGTTGGAGGAAAAACCTATACTTTAGACCATATAGAACACGAAATTTTACGTAAAAACTTGTTCGACCCAAGAATTCACGTTGGTGTAAATTGCGCATCTGGTTCTTGTCCTAAATTATTAAACATGGCTTTTACAGAAGAAAACGTAGATGCTTCATTAGAAAAATTAATGAAAGAATTTGTAAACGATTCATCAAGAAATAAAATATCGAATAAGAAAGTTCAAATTTCTTCAATTTTCGATTGGTTTAAAGAAGATTTTACTAAAAATGGTTCTGTAATCGACTATTTAAATAAATATTCTGATACTGAAATTAAGAAAAACGCAAGAACTTCTTATTTAAAATA
- a CDS encoding sigma-70 family RNA polymerase sigma factor, translating to MRQLKITKQVTNRETASLDKYLQEIGKVDLITADEEVELAQLIKAGDQRALEKLTKANLRFVVSVAKQYQNQGLTLPDLINEGNLGLIKAAKRFDETRGFKFISYAVWWIRQSILQALAEQSRIVRLPLNKIGSINKINKMYAFLEQENERPPSAEEIAKKLDMTVNDVKESMKNSGRHVSMDAPLIEGEDSNLYDVLNSGESPNPDRVLLHESLRIEINRALETLTPREADVVKLYFGLGEHQPMTLEEIGETFDLTRERVRQIKEKAIRRLKHTSRSKILMTYLG from the coding sequence CCAATAGAGAAACTGCATCATTAGACAAATATTTACAAGAAATTGGTAAAGTAGATTTAATTACTGCTGATGAAGAAGTAGAATTAGCACAGCTTATTAAAGCTGGTGACCAAAGAGCATTAGAGAAATTAACAAAAGCCAATTTAAGATTTGTGGTATCTGTTGCAAAACAATATCAAAATCAAGGATTAACATTACCAGATTTAATTAATGAAGGAAATTTAGGTTTAATTAAAGCGGCAAAACGTTTTGATGAAACTAGAGGTTTTAAATTTATCTCTTATGCAGTTTGGTGGATTCGTCAATCTATCTTACAAGCATTAGCAGAACAATCTAGAATTGTGCGTTTACCGTTAAATAAAATTGGTTCTATCAATAAAATTAACAAAATGTACGCATTTTTAGAGCAAGAAAACGAGCGCCCACCAAGTGCTGAAGAAATTGCGAAGAAATTAGACATGACTGTTAATGACGTAAAAGAATCTATGAAGAATTCTGGACGTCACGTATCTATGGATGCTCCTTTAATTGAAGGTGAAGATTCTAATTTATACGACGTTTTAAATTCTGGAGAATCTCCAAATCCAGACAGAGTTTTATTACACGAATCTTTAAGAATCGAAATTAATAGAGCTTTAGAAACATTAACTCCTCGTGAAGCAGATGTTGTAAAATTATACTTTGGTTTAGGAGAACACCAACCAATGACTTTAGAAGAAATTGGAGAAACTTTCGATTTAACAAGAGAAAGAGTTCGTCAAATTAAAGAAAAAGCAATTAGAAGATTAAAACATACTTCTAGATCTAAAATCTTAATGACTTACCTAGGCTAG